In Synergistales bacterium, one DNA window encodes the following:
- a CDS encoding formate C-acetyltransferase/glycerol dehydratase family glycyl radical enzyme — MSVPQPTTHGTSRADRLKERVFSTYPEIDLENARILTESFMETEGEPLVIRKAKAFRRQCSEKTVRIWDDELIVGNAGSKLRGGILSADVCWSVLDNELDTINTRPYDKFNLRSEDRKMFEEVIRPFWKGRSNYEEWLARIPSDVAALRDSGALYIDKKAVRGWGEVTAGYEWFINNGVEGVVEKIRERRERLDATRPGEYEQEIYLDSLLIVAEGMVILSERYAAEAERQMQNETDATRKEELRDIARICRQVPGKPARSFREALQSFYFYQIFIFMEQNAAAYNPGRFDQYMYPFYQKDIEEGRLSPEEAQELLNCLWVKFSEQCLFQDAKSAEYSSGYPMFQNLCAGGIDTKGRDAVNDLSYMILQATMDMQLYQPSLSVRYNMAKNPNQFLRKIVDLISLGTGFPAFHNDEVGIRMLMNKGIPLREALDWNPAGCVETNLAGKLRAYSALADINLGSVMEYVLLNGTCRKSGEKAGFETGDPSRFREWKDFEKALKEQLHHVIKVVVKASHIIDEICMHRPVPALSLSFEECIENAGDYAWGGAKYNTGNGIICIGVADLINSAAAIRHLVYETEQLTMAELLEALQADFEGYERVCKLCRDAPKYGNDDSRVDDLAADLFAYIADEIEDYSSKFGTMTPGILPVSGNTPFGLEVGALPSGRRAWKPLADGISPNAGTDLEGPSAVLKSVAQIPHDRFVQGTLLNMRIDPEMVQTDRGKNQLMAMLKSLCSLGVYHVQFNVVDQARLIEAQKHPEQYKGLLVRVAGYTAFFVELGKDVQDEIIARTVHST, encoded by the coding sequence ATGAGTGTGCCCCAGCCAACAACCCATGGAACCAGCCGTGCGGATCGGCTGAAGGAGAGGGTTTTTTCGACCTATCCGGAGATCGACCTGGAAAACGCCAGGATACTGACCGAAAGCTTCATGGAGACCGAAGGCGAACCCCTGGTTATCAGGAAGGCCAAGGCGTTCAGGAGGCAGTGCAGCGAAAAGACGGTCAGGATATGGGACGATGAGCTCATCGTCGGTAATGCAGGGAGCAAGCTCCGCGGCGGCATCCTCTCGGCGGATGTCTGCTGGTCCGTGCTCGACAATGAGCTGGACACGATCAACACGCGCCCCTACGACAAGTTCAACCTTCGTTCCGAGGACAGAAAGATGTTCGAGGAGGTCATCCGGCCATTCTGGAAAGGGCGGTCCAACTACGAGGAATGGCTGGCGCGGATCCCCTCCGATGTGGCCGCCCTTCGGGACAGCGGCGCCCTCTATATCGACAAGAAGGCCGTGCGCGGCTGGGGAGAGGTGACCGCCGGCTACGAGTGGTTTATCAACAACGGCGTCGAGGGGGTCGTCGAGAAGATCCGGGAGCGCAGGGAACGGCTTGACGCGACCCGTCCCGGTGAGTACGAACAGGAGATCTATCTTGACTCGCTGCTTATCGTGGCAGAGGGCATGGTGATCCTCAGCGAACGGTACGCCGCCGAAGCGGAACGGCAAATGCAGAACGAAACCGATGCAACGCGGAAGGAGGAGCTCCGCGACATCGCAAGGATCTGCCGGCAGGTTCCGGGCAAACCCGCCCGCAGCTTCCGGGAGGCCCTGCAGTCCTTCTACTTCTACCAGATCTTCATCTTCATGGAGCAGAACGCCGCGGCCTACAACCCCGGGAGATTCGACCAGTACATGTATCCCTTCTACCAAAAGGACATCGAAGAAGGGCGTCTTTCACCGGAAGAAGCCCAGGAGCTCCTGAACTGCCTCTGGGTGAAGTTCTCCGAGCAGTGCCTCTTCCAGGATGCGAAATCGGCCGAGTATTCCTCAGGCTATCCCATGTTCCAGAACCTCTGCGCCGGCGGTATCGATACAAAAGGCCGGGATGCGGTGAACGACCTCTCCTACATGATCCTCCAGGCGACCATGGATATGCAGCTGTACCAGCCGTCGCTCTCTGTCAGGTACAACATGGCCAAAAACCCGAACCAGTTCCTCCGGAAGATCGTGGACCTCATCAGCCTTGGGACAGGGTTTCCCGCCTTCCACAACGACGAGGTGGGCATCCGGATGCTCATGAACAAGGGCATCCCGCTCCGCGAAGCGCTGGACTGGAACCCCGCAGGCTGCGTGGAGACAAACCTTGCCGGGAAGCTGCGGGCCTATTCGGCGCTGGCGGACATCAACCTCGGCAGCGTGATGGAGTATGTCCTCCTCAACGGGACCTGCAGGAAGTCGGGCGAGAAAGCCGGCTTCGAGACCGGCGACCCCAGCCGCTTCAGGGAATGGAAGGACTTCGAAAAGGCACTGAAAGAGCAGCTGCACCACGTTATCAAGGTGGTTGTCAAGGCCAGCCACATTATCGACGAGATCTGCATGCACAGGCCCGTGCCTGCGCTCTCGCTGAGTTTCGAGGAGTGCATCGAGAACGCCGGCGATTACGCCTGGGGTGGAGCGAAGTACAACACCGGGAACGGGATCATCTGCATCGGTGTGGCGGACCTGATCAATAGCGCCGCCGCCATACGGCACCTGGTCTACGAGACGGAACAGCTGACCATGGCTGAACTCCTGGAAGCGCTGCAGGCGGATTTCGAGGGCTACGAGAGGGTCTGCAAACTCTGCCGGGACGCCCCCAAATACGGCAACGACGACTCCAGGGTCGATGATCTTGCTGCCGACCTCTTTGCGTATATCGCAGACGAGATCGAGGACTACAGCAGCAAGTTCGGAACGATGACGCCCGGGATCCTGCCTGTCTCCGGGAATACCCCCTTTGGCCTTGAAGTCGGCGCCCTGCCGTCGGGCCGCCGCGCCTGGAAACCCCTGGCGGACGGGATCAGCCCCAACGCAGGGACGGATCTGGAAGGGCCCAGCGCTGTTCTCAAGTCGGTGGCTCAGATTCCCCACGACAGGTTTGTGCAGGGGACCCTCCTCAATATGAGGATCGATCCTGAAATGGTCCAGACCGACAGAGGCAAGAACCAGCTGATGGCGATGCTCAAGAGCCTCTGTAGTCTCGGCGTCTACCATGTCCAGTTCAACGTGGTCGACCAGGCCAGGCTTATCGAGGCGCAGAAGCATCCGGAACAGTACAAGGGGCTTCTCGTGCGGGTCGCCGGGTATACGGCGTTCTTTGTGGAACTCGGGAAGGACGTGCAGGACGAGATTATAGCCCGAACGGTGCATTCCACATAA
- a CDS encoding EamA family transporter, whose protein sequence is MNKKDLALVFLVSVIWGGNFVVIKLGLHDVPPMLLAALRYIATAFPAVLFVKPPRLEWRYTIAYGLTIGFGQFSCLFYAMTIGMPAGLASIILQSQAFFTAFFAVFFLAERLRMVQLLGLAIAVWGLFCIGGAKSPEGVLAVPLGALSLTLAAAAFWGLSNIVVRSASMHVRARGERLDIVRLIVWSSLVPPLPLLGLAFLMEETRTIVSVTSGLTVVSVFAILYLAYLGTLFGSSRWSGLLARYPTGKVAPFSLLVPVTSLFLAKLILGEVMTLYQFLGSLIVLAGLSVVHFEPVIKESFLRLRPGR, encoded by the coding sequence ATGAATAAAAAAGATCTTGCGCTGGTTTTTCTTGTTTCGGTGATATGGGGCGGCAATTTTGTTGTCATCAAGCTGGGGCTCCACGATGTCCCGCCGATGCTGCTGGCGGCGTTACGGTACATCGCGACGGCCTTTCCCGCCGTCCTGTTCGTGAAACCACCCCGGCTGGAGTGGCGGTACACGATTGCCTACGGTCTGACCATTGGGTTCGGCCAGTTCTCCTGTCTCTTTTACGCCATGACGATCGGCATGCCCGCCGGGCTCGCGTCGATCATCCTGCAATCGCAGGCGTTTTTCACCGCCTTCTTCGCCGTGTTCTTCCTGGCAGAGAGGTTGAGGATGGTGCAGCTGCTGGGTCTTGCGATAGCTGTGTGGGGGCTGTTCTGTATCGGCGGCGCGAAGAGCCCCGAGGGGGTGCTCGCCGTGCCCCTGGGCGCACTCTCTCTGACGCTGGCTGCAGCGGCCTTCTGGGGTCTTTCGAATATCGTCGTGAGGTCCGCCTCGATGCATGTCCGCGCCAGAGGGGAGAGGTTAGACATCGTGAGGCTGATTGTCTGGTCGAGTCTGGTCCCTCCGCTGCCGTTGCTTGGGCTGGCCTTTCTGATGGAGGAAACGCGGACCATCGTGAGCGTGACCAGCGGTCTCACGGTGGTTTCGGTGTTTGCGATACTCTATCTGGCGTACCTGGGGACGCTCTTTGGTTCCTCCCGCTGGAGCGGCCTTCTGGCGAGGTACCCCACCGGGAAGGTCGCCCCATTCTCCCTGCTCGTGCCGGTGACCAGCCTCTTCCTCGCAAAACTGATCCTCGGCGAGGTGATGACGCTGTACCAATTCCTGGGCAGCCTGATTGTGCTGGCGGGGTTGTCTGTTGTCCATTTCGAGCCTGTTATCAAAGAATCTTTCCTGAGATTGAGGCCGGGGAGGTAG
- a CDS encoding formate C-acetyltransferase/glycerol dehydratase family glycyl radical enzyme has translation MILDNVPELLPERALLVTEAYEENPAQPALLQRAYALQKVLSRMTLYIDPDEVFVGHPSPQPRSPIVCPELGARWVMAELDSVAHRDGDPIGLSDENKESLRECLSKWQESSLDAVVGGHISPETQAALDHGAITIGGAGTALGNISIQYRKVITKGLRGIIEDIEEKQDTFVPEGVEDIKKQTFWEAARISCEAVIDFAHRYADLATSQARETDDPGRRRELAEIAENLRRVPEHPAEGFKEALQSVWLVYTVLHIESDPHAILLGRFDQYMYPYYEKDLREGRLTEEEALYWLSSLWVKCTAIIKLMDSVTTRTFAGFPLFQNVTVGGQNERGEDATNELSKLMLGAASVARVSQPSIGFRYHNKVDPDMMQKVCETIREGLGYPAIMNDNSIVPKHLIRGATLEEARNYCTNCVETDIEGMTDSRAHSGYVSFPKCFLLALDNGVDLERGSRIGPETGKLEEFSTFEELMEAFEQQVAYSVQLIVDTYNYIDGAHAIYAPEPFMSSVLDDCIETGLTRQEGGARYNFSGIFGAGLASAADAMAAVRQLCFEERSVTPRELLEALRNDFDGYDGVLELCGKAPKFGNDDDGVDFIARDIAHVFCREVTRHRGMRGGYFIPELHSVSAHVYFGEVTGATPDGRRKGFAFSDGASPVQGRDRLGPTAAARSLTKIDHAEVLQGVLYNQKFSPSLLKGSGALGRFADYIRTFCDLGGHHIQFNVISSEELRKARENPSAYRGLIVRVAGYSAYFTDLNRNTQDEIIARTEYEEIC, from the coding sequence ATGATACTGGATAATGTCCCCGAGCTATTGCCCGAGCGGGCTCTGCTGGTGACCGAAGCCTACGAGGAGAACCCGGCCCAGCCGGCCCTTCTGCAGAGAGCCTATGCGTTGCAGAAGGTGCTTTCGCGGATGACGCTGTACATCGACCCCGACGAGGTCTTTGTGGGGCATCCCTCGCCGCAGCCCCGCTCGCCCATTGTCTGTCCGGAACTTGGGGCGCGGTGGGTGATGGCCGAGCTGGACAGTGTGGCCCACCGCGACGGCGACCCCATCGGCCTTTCCGACGAAAACAAGGAGAGCCTGCGGGAATGCCTTTCCAAGTGGCAGGAGAGCTCTCTGGACGCGGTGGTAGGCGGGCATATCTCCCCGGAAACCCAGGCAGCCCTCGACCACGGGGCGATCACCATAGGCGGTGCTGGGACGGCGCTTGGCAACATCTCCATACAGTACCGGAAGGTGATCACAAAGGGGCTTCGCGGCATCATCGAGGATATCGAGGAGAAGCAGGATACCTTTGTTCCCGAAGGTGTCGAGGATATCAAGAAGCAGACATTCTGGGAGGCGGCCAGAATCTCCTGCGAGGCCGTCATCGACTTTGCCCACCGCTATGCCGATCTCGCAACCTCGCAAGCCAGGGAGACAGATGACCCGGGGCGCAGGAGAGAGCTTGCGGAGATCGCCGAAAACCTCCGGAGGGTGCCGGAACATCCCGCCGAAGGCTTCAAGGAGGCCCTCCAGTCGGTATGGCTCGTCTATACGGTGCTCCACATCGAGTCGGACCCCCACGCCATTCTCCTGGGGCGGTTTGACCAGTACATGTATCCCTACTACGAAAAGGATCTCCGGGAGGGACGCCTCACGGAAGAGGAGGCGCTGTACTGGCTTTCTTCGCTCTGGGTGAAGTGCACCGCCATCATCAAGCTCATGGATTCCGTCACCACCCGCACCTTCGCCGGCTTCCCGCTTTTCCAGAACGTGACTGTGGGGGGGCAGAATGAGCGGGGGGAGGACGCCACGAACGAGCTGTCCAAACTGATGCTCGGCGCGGCGTCCGTCGCCAGGGTGTCGCAGCCCTCCATCGGGTTCCGGTACCACAACAAGGTTGATCCGGATATGATGCAGAAGGTCTGCGAAACCATCCGCGAGGGCCTGGGATACCCGGCCATCATGAACGATAACAGCATCGTGCCCAAGCACCTGATACGCGGCGCCACCCTGGAGGAGGCCCGCAACTACTGCACCAACTGTGTGGAGACCGATATCGAGGGCATGACCGACTCCAGGGCCCATTCGGGCTATGTCAGCTTCCCGAAGTGCTTCCTTCTGGCGCTCGACAACGGGGTTGACCTGGAACGGGGGAGCCGGATCGGCCCCGAAACGGGGAAGCTCGAGGAATTCTCCACCTTTGAGGAGCTCATGGAAGCCTTTGAACAGCAGGTCGCCTATTCCGTCCAGCTCATCGTCGATACCTACAACTATATCGACGGCGCCCACGCCATCTACGCTCCGGAGCCGTTCATGTCCAGTGTTCTCGATGACTGCATCGAAACGGGCCTGACCCGCCAGGAAGGTGGCGCCAGATACAACTTCTCGGGCATCTTCGGCGCCGGTCTGGCCTCCGCCGCAGACGCCATGGCGGCGGTCCGGCAGCTCTGCTTCGAGGAGCGGTCGGTGACACCCCGGGAGCTGCTGGAGGCCCTGAGAAATGATTTCGACGGCTACGACGGGGTTCTCGAACTGTGCGGGAAGGCGCCGAAGTTCGGGAACGACGATGACGGCGTGGATTTCATCGCGCGTGACATCGCGCATGTCTTCTGCCGGGAGGTGACGCGGCACAGGGGGATGCGGGGCGGGTACTTCATCCCGGAGCTGCATTCCGTCTCCGCCCACGTCTATTTCGGGGAGGTGACCGGGGCCACCCCCGACGGCAGGCGGAAGGGGTTCGCCTTCTCGGACGGAGCCTCGCCGGTGCAGGGGCGGGACAGGTTGGGACCGACCGCTGCGGCGAGATCGCTGACCAAGATTGATCATGCCGAGGTTCTGCAGGGAGTGCTCTACAATCAGAAGTTTTCGCCCAGTCTGCTGAAGGGTTCGGGGGCATTGGGGCGTTTTGCAGACTATATCCGCACCTTCTGCGATCTGGGGGGCCATCATATTCAGTTCAACGTCATTTCATCGGAGGAGCTGCGCAAGGCCCGGGAAAACCCCTCGGCCTACCGCGGGCTGATCGTGCGGGTTGCCGGCTACAGCGCCTATTTCACTGACCTGAACCGGAATACCCAGGACGAGATCATAGCCCGTACCGAGTACGAAGAAATCTGTTAG
- a CDS encoding glycyl-radical enzyme activating protein, whose amino-acid sequence MRTVVFLKGCPLRCMWCATPESQSSKPEIGYSREKCTLCGECLQACPEGVLSFGEDGIVIDRTACTGCFACVESCPEGALEAYGKRMAVSELMHEVEKDEVFYFHSGGGVTISGGEPLVQPAFARQILKGCRERGIHTALESCFYNSWEDVEKVLPYLDLLYVDFKHPRSEEHRRLTGVGNGRIKENIEKADRQAADFDFVIRMPLIPGLNDSRADLEETSAFIGTLRHLDGFELLTYHRLGVGTYPKLGRTYALKDLRAPGEEYMKEKAGVVAAENPGLRVTVNGVSID is encoded by the coding sequence TTGAGGACGGTCGTCTTTCTGAAGGGCTGTCCCTTGCGCTGCATGTGGTGTGCAACGCCGGAATCGCAGAGCAGCAAGCCGGAAATCGGCTACTCCCGTGAAAAATGCACCCTTTGCGGGGAGTGCCTGCAGGCCTGCCCTGAAGGGGTCCTGTCGTTCGGTGAAGACGGCATCGTTATCGACCGCACGGCCTGCACAGGCTGTTTTGCATGTGTCGAGAGCTGTCCCGAAGGGGCGCTGGAAGCCTATGGGAAAAGGATGGCTGTCAGTGAGCTCATGCATGAGGTAGAGAAGGATGAGGTGTTCTACTTCCATTCCGGCGGCGGCGTGACGATCAGCGGGGGCGAGCCCCTGGTCCAGCCTGCATTTGCACGGCAAATTCTGAAAGGATGCCGGGAGAGAGGCATACATACCGCCCTGGAGAGCTGTTTCTACAATTCCTGGGAGGATGTCGAAAAGGTGTTGCCCTACCTGGATTTGCTGTACGTGGACTTCAAACATCCCCGCTCTGAAGAGCATCGGAGGCTGACCGGCGTGGGGAACGGGCGAATAAAGGAAAATATAGAGAAGGCTGACAGGCAGGCCGCCGATTTCGACTTTGTCATCAGGATGCCTCTCATACCCGGGCTGAACGACTCCCGGGCGGACCTGGAGGAAACCTCCGCATTCATCGGAACGCTCAGGCACCTTGATGGCTTCGAGCTGCTCACCTACCACCGGCTGGGCGTGGGGACATACCCGAAACTGGGCCGGACCTATGCATTGAAAGACCTCAGGGCGCCCGGCGAGGAGTACATGAAGGAAAAAGCAGGAGTTGTTGCGGCGGAAAATCCCGGGCTCAGGGTGACTGTCAACGGCGTGAGTATCGATTAA
- a CDS encoding ATP-dependent Clp protease proteolytic subunit has product MEFFWILFLILMFQPVIKQKMLNAQRQRTIRKIEREHGSRVVLLVHRQETMGLLGLPMFRYIDVNDSEEVLRAIHMTDPETPLEIVLHTPGGLVLASLQIARAIHMHEGKVTVYVPHYAMSGGTLIALAADEIVMCENAVLGPVDPQIGQWPAASIRKVLHEKPIDKIDDETLILADQSEKAISQIHASVLELLADKMGYEKAEKLAELLAEGTWTHDHPITFDDAEKWGLPVSKRIPEAFVELLCYYPQPVRRSSPVEYTPEPRRTKPRTLK; this is encoded by the coding sequence ATGGAATTTTTCTGGATTCTGTTTCTGATCCTGATGTTCCAGCCCGTGATAAAGCAGAAGATGCTCAACGCCCAGCGGCAGCGGACAATCCGCAAGATCGAGCGCGAACACGGCTCGCGGGTGGTGCTGCTGGTGCACCGCCAGGAGACCATGGGCCTGCTGGGGCTGCCCATGTTCCGCTACATCGACGTGAACGACTCCGAGGAGGTCCTCCGGGCCATCCACATGACCGACCCGGAGACGCCGCTGGAGATCGTCCTCCACACGCCCGGCGGCCTGGTGCTGGCCTCGCTGCAGATCGCCCGGGCCATCCACATGCACGAGGGCAAGGTGACCGTCTACGTGCCCCACTACGCCATGTCCGGCGGCACGCTGATCGCCCTGGCCGCCGACGAGATCGTCATGTGCGAGAACGCCGTCCTCGGCCCGGTGGATCCGCAGATCGGCCAGTGGCCGGCGGCCTCCATCCGGAAGGTGCTCCACGAGAAGCCCATCGACAAGATCGACGACGAGACGCTGATCCTGGCCGACCAGTCCGAGAAGGCCATCAGCCAGATCCACGCCTCCGTCCTGGAGCTGCTGGCCGACAAGATGGGCTACGAGAAAGCCGAGAAGCTCGCTGAACTGCTGGCCGAAGGCACCTGGACCCACGACCACCCCATCACCTTCGACGACGCCGAGAAGTGGGGCCTGCCGGTCTCCAAGCGGATCCCCGAAGCCTTCGTGGAGCTCCTCTGCTACTACCCCCAGCCGGTGCGACGCAGCTCGCCGGTGGAATACACCCCGGAGCCGCGCCGGACGAAGCCCAGGACCCTCAAATAG